Proteins from a single region of Hymenobacter aquaticus:
- a CDS encoding RecQ family ATP-dependent DNA helicase: MSQLPTDDILLVLRQTWGHSAFRPMQEDIIRAVLAGQDTLALLPTGGGKSICFQVPALARPGLCLVVSPLIALMKDQVENLRKRGIKAEAVYAGMSHTEIDQTLDNCVYGPVKFLYVSPERLLTDMFQARVRKMKVSLLAVDEAHCLSQWGYDFRPPYLRIAELRELLPGVPCIALTATATEQVRQDIVEKLHFGASHRVFQQSFARPNLSYSVLSTEDKLRRLEEVVRGVGADKTSIVYARTRRQTEDTAAFLQQAGIKAAPYHAGLPSEQRTRTQQEWMQNRIRCIVATNAFGMGIDKPDVRLVVHLDAPDNLEAYYQEAGRAGRDEKYAFAVLLQGPNDADELRRRTQQAFPPLDTVRRVYQALANFSRTAVGGGELVAFDFDLQQFAETYRIKALDAHNSLRTLEREGFVQVNEAVNNPARVHIPIDHTDLYRFQVANAQHDQLIKSLLRFNGGELFVGFQRISENSLAQHLKKSVLDVRKMLVFLHRSGIIQYQPKHESPQALFTTGRYDADKLPLDQKRLNQARELAVHKTESVIRYANGGRCRQQLLLEYFGELDAAPCKVCDYCLAQKKAKQPVAPVAGLREQLVQLLKATPQTPREVLSHFAPGQATVVTEQLRELVELGELRYAADGRLG, encoded by the coding sequence TTGTCACAGCTGCCCACCGACGATATTCTGCTGGTCTTGCGCCAGACCTGGGGCCACTCGGCGTTTCGGCCGATGCAGGAAGATATTATCCGTGCGGTGCTTGCCGGTCAGGATACGCTGGCGCTGCTGCCCACCGGCGGGGGCAAAAGCATCTGCTTTCAGGTGCCCGCCCTGGCCCGGCCGGGGCTGTGTCTGGTCGTTTCCCCGCTGATTGCCCTGATGAAGGACCAGGTGGAAAACCTGCGCAAGCGCGGCATCAAGGCCGAGGCGGTGTACGCGGGCATGAGCCACACCGAAATCGACCAGACCCTGGACAACTGCGTGTATGGCCCGGTGAAGTTCCTCTACGTAAGCCCCGAGCGGCTGCTGACCGACATGTTTCAGGCCCGGGTCAGGAAGATGAAGGTGAGCCTGCTGGCCGTGGATGAGGCGCACTGCCTCTCGCAGTGGGGCTACGATTTTAGGCCGCCCTACCTGCGCATTGCCGAGCTGCGGGAGCTGCTGCCCGGCGTGCCCTGCATTGCCCTCACGGCCACGGCCACTGAGCAAGTGCGCCAGGATATTGTGGAAAAGCTCCATTTTGGGGCCAGCCACCGCGTTTTTCAGCAGAGCTTTGCCCGGCCTAATTTGTCGTACTCGGTGCTGAGTACCGAAGACAAGCTGCGGCGGCTGGAGGAAGTAGTGCGGGGCGTGGGGGCCGACAAAACCAGCATCGTGTACGCCCGCACGCGGCGGCAAACCGAGGATACGGCCGCGTTTCTGCAGCAGGCTGGTATCAAGGCCGCGCCCTACCACGCGGGCTTGCCCAGCGAGCAGCGCACCCGCACCCAGCAGGAATGGATGCAGAACCGCATCCGCTGCATCGTGGCCACCAACGCCTTTGGCATGGGCATCGACAAGCCCGACGTGCGCTTGGTGGTCCACCTCGACGCGCCGGATAATCTGGAAGCCTACTACCAGGAAGCGGGCCGGGCCGGGCGCGACGAGAAATACGCCTTTGCCGTGCTGCTGCAAGGCCCCAACGATGCCGACGAGTTGCGCCGCCGCACCCAGCAGGCTTTTCCGCCCCTGGACACGGTGCGGCGGGTGTACCAGGCCTTGGCCAACTTCTCGCGCACGGCCGTGGGCGGCGGCGAGTTGGTGGCCTTCGACTTCGACTTGCAGCAGTTCGCCGAAACCTACCGCATCAAGGCCCTGGACGCGCACAACAGCCTGCGGACCCTGGAGCGGGAAGGATTCGTGCAGGTAAACGAGGCCGTCAACAACCCGGCCCGCGTGCATATCCCCATCGACCATACCGATTTGTACCGGTTTCAGGTGGCTAATGCCCAGCACGACCAGCTCATCAAAAGCCTGCTGCGCTTTAACGGGGGCGAATTGTTCGTGGGCTTCCAGCGGATTTCGGAGAACAGCCTGGCCCAGCACCTCAAGAAAAGCGTGCTGGACGTGCGCAAGATGCTCGTGTTTCTGCACCGCTCGGGCATCATTCAGTACCAGCCCAAGCACGAGTCGCCCCAGGCACTGTTTACCACCGGCCGCTACGACGCCGACAAGCTGCCCCTCGACCAAAAGCGCCTCAACCAAGCCCGGGAACTGGCCGTGCACAAAACCGAATCGGTGATTCGCTACGCCAATGGGGGGCGCTGCCGCCAGCAGCTGCTGCTGGAGTACTTCGGCGAGCTGGACGCCGCGCCCTGCAAGGTGTGCGACTATTGCCTGGCCCAGAAAAAGGCGAAACAGCCCGTGGCTCCGGTGGCCGGGCTGCGCGAGCAGCTGGTGCAGCTGCTGAAAGCCACCCCCCAGACGCCGCGCGAAGTGCTCAGCCACTTTGCCCCCGGCCAGGCTACCGTGGTTACGGAGCAGCTGCGGGAGCTGGTGGAGCTGGGCGAGCTGCGCTA